In Sulfuricurvum sp. IAE1, one DNA window encodes the following:
- a CDS encoding copper-binding protein: protein MKSVLIALALSAASLELMGMGDEVHQHDHSEESSVQQIYSASGKIKSISENGESVRIFHDPVPALKWPAMNMKFEFSESVTERSFTKEEAVRFDFIEKEGRYIIIKISK from the coding sequence CGTTTTGATAGCATTGGCCCTCTCTGCCGCCTCATTGGAATTGATGGGGATGGGGGATGAAGTCCATCAGCATGACCATTCGGAAGAATCGTCCGTTCAGCAGATTTATTCGGCATCTGGCAAGATCAAATCGATTTCCGAAAACGGTGAGTCGGTACGTATATTTCATGATCCGGTTCCCGCGCTCAAATGGCCTGCAATGAACATGAAATTCGAATTTTCAGAAAGCGTAACAGAGCGTTCGTTTACAAAAGAAGAAGCCGTCCGTTTCGATTTCATCGAAAAAGAGGGCCGTTACATCATCATCAAGATTTCCAAATGA